A window of the Phragmites australis chromosome 20, lpPhrAust1.1, whole genome shotgun sequence genome harbors these coding sequences:
- the LOC133902014 gene encoding uncharacterized protein LOC133902014, with product MKTLQRKEQPAKVAMSPEPKKTAASPPPGPGPKPDSFTARELDAAQQLIHLSESSTSAASGSSSPSSVNALPVPAPAPALPRGVGARGDGDEEDDEQEIPGSPRKTKRCRPIAEIYLATGRIGRCSLKNTKE from the coding sequence ATGAAAACCCTACAGCGCAAGGAGCAGCCGGCGAAGGTCGCGATGTCCCCGGAGCCCAAGAAGAcggccgcctcgccgccgccggggccGGGGCCCAAGCCCGATTCCTTCACGGCGCGCGAGCTTGACGCGGCCCAGCAGCTCATCCACCTCAGCGAGAGCAGCACGTCCGCGGCCTCGGGGTCCTCCTCCCCGAGCTCCGTGAACGCCCTGCCGGTCCCAGCGCCCGCGCCGGCCTTGCCCCGCGGCGTCGGCGCCCGTGGCGATGGAGACGAGGAAGATGACGAGCAGGAGATTCCCGGGAGCCCGCGCAAGACGAAGCGCTGCCGCCCGATCGCCGAGATCTACCTCGCGACGGGGCGAATCGGGAGGTGCAGCCTGAAGAACACGAAGGAATAG
- the LOC133902027 gene encoding uncharacterized protein LOC133902027: MALATSSASLAEIGIGLGLGGLFTEAELAAADQLVQLSGGGGDEAPSSSSPRSVNTCTGTAAWEGEGKTAIGGLGVELDRRARKRCRLLSELYAATRPMAGAAASTRKRKRHGEPEAEAPMMMRYGDQCY; the protein is encoded by the coding sequence ATGGCCTTGGCCACCTCGTCGGCGTCGCTGGCGGAGATCGGGATTGGGCTCGGGCTCGGGGGGCTATTCACGGAGGCGGAGCTGGCGGCGGCGGACCAGCTCGTGCAGctcagcggcggcggaggggacgAGGCGCCGTCGTCATCGTCGCCGCGGTCGGTGAACACGTGCACGGGCACCGCGGCGTGGGAGGGGGAAGGGAAGACGGCAATCGGTGGCCTGGGCGTGGAGCTGGACAGGAGGGCGAGGAAGCGGTGCCGGCTGCTGTCAGAGCTCTACGCCGCCACGAGGCCGATGGCCGGCGCGGCCGCCAGCACCAGGAAGAGGAAGCGGCACGGCGAACCGGAGGCGGAGGCGCCGATGATGATGAGGTATGGAGATCAGTGCTACTAG